The following proteins come from a genomic window of Pseudomonas sp. Z8(2022):
- a CDS encoding YqaE/Pmp3 family membrane protein codes for MDLIRILIAILLPPLGVFLQVGFGGAFWLNILLTLLGYIPGIVHAVYIIAKR; via the coding sequence ATGGACCTTATCCGTATCCTCATCGCCATCCTGCTGCCGCCGTTGGGCGTGTTCCTCCAGGTCGGTTTCGGCGGCGCGTTCTGGCTTAACATCCTGCTCACCCTGCTTGGCTACATCCCCGGCATCGTGCATGCGGTGTACATCATCGCCAAACGCTGA
- the egtD gene encoding L-histidine N(alpha)-methyltransferase, with protein MALALRTHEQSLSREQQALREEALRGFATSPKAMSPKFFYDHRGSQLFELICQQPEYYPTRTEETILRLAAKDIAELAGRNVSLVELGSGASRKIRLLLEALRPARYLGIDISREFLDICTRRLAADYRWLDVHALCADFSQPLKLPAEALGKRPLAFFPGSSIGNFDPEEAQAFLCNLHRTLPAGSGLLIGVDLIKDRQVLESAYNDASGVTALFNLNLLERIRTELDSDIDPRGFQHRAFYNEAESRIEMHLVSRQAQRVRIEDRVFDFAAGETLHTENSYKYTPSGFRELAGACGFASVAIWSDPAQLFSVHFLRRE; from the coding sequence ATGGCACTGGCACTCCGTACCCACGAACAATCCCTGAGTCGGGAACAGCAGGCGCTACGCGAGGAAGCCCTTCGTGGTTTCGCGACCAGCCCAAAGGCGATGTCGCCGAAGTTCTTCTACGATCACCGCGGTTCCCAGCTGTTCGAGTTGATCTGCCAGCAGCCGGAGTACTATCCAACTCGCACCGAGGAAACCATCCTGCGCCTGGCGGCCAAGGATATCGCCGAGCTGGCCGGGCGCAACGTCAGCCTGGTGGAGCTGGGCAGCGGCGCCAGCCGCAAGATCCGCCTGCTGCTCGAAGCCCTGCGCCCGGCGCGCTACCTGGGCATCGATATCTCCCGTGAGTTCCTGGATATCTGCACACGCCGGCTGGCTGCCGACTATCGCTGGCTCGACGTACACGCGCTGTGCGCCGATTTCAGCCAACCACTGAAGTTGCCCGCCGAGGCGCTGGGCAAACGGCCACTGGCGTTCTTCCCCGGCTCCAGCATCGGTAATTTTGATCCGGAAGAAGCCCAAGCCTTTCTTTGTAACCTGCATCGGACGCTGCCGGCCGGCAGTGGCCTGCTGATCGGTGTGGATCTGATCAAGGACCGTCAGGTACTGGAAAGCGCCTACAACGATGCGTCCGGGGTCACTGCGCTGTTCAACCTCAACCTGCTCGAGCGTATTCGCACCGAGCTGGACAGCGATATCGACCCACGCGGCTTCCAGCATCGAGCCTTCTACAACGAAGCCGAGTCACGCATCGAGATGCATCTGGTCAGCCGGCAGGCGCAGCGGGTGCGCATCGAGGATCGCGTGTTCGACTTCGCCGCAGGCGAAACCCTGCATACGGAGAATTCCTACAAATACACGCCGAGCGGCTTTCGTGAGTTGGCAGGCGCATGCGGCTTCGCCTCGGTCGCCATATGGAGCGATCCGGCGCAGCTGTTCAGCGTGCATTTTTTGCGGCGGGAGTAA
- the egtB gene encoding ergothioneine biosynthesis protein EgtB, with amino-acid sequence MRDRTSRIAVSPSHLEKLWQRYQRVRAASERLCEPLEAEDYVIQSMPDVSPPKWHLAHVTWFFEAFVLLPFLPGYRPLDERYDHLFNSYYKTHGTPFERARRGLLSRPTVSEVYAYRSHVDLAMAQLLQSGSELADEVLQRVALGLEHEQQHQELLLMDIKHILAQNPLRPVYRHDLKPGGASASELRWIQFPAGLRQVGHSGEGFAFDCERPRHRVFVEAFQLASRPVSNGEYLEFIRDGGYRNTALWLADGWDHIQRAGWQAPLYWQREGDDWLELTLGGPRELDLDAPVCHLSYFEAEAFATWAQARLAREEEWEVAAQDEPLWGNFVESGHLQPVAAAAGDGLQQLYGDVWEWTASAYRPYPGFRPLGGSLGEYNGKFMSGQVVLRGGSCATPEDHVRPTYRNFFYPTMRWQFSGLRLAKEL; translated from the coding sequence ATGCGAGACCGCACCAGCAGGATCGCCGTTTCACCGTCGCACCTCGAAAAGCTATGGCAGCGTTACCAGCGGGTACGCGCCGCCAGTGAACGGCTCTGTGAGCCGCTGGAAGCTGAAGACTATGTGATTCAGAGCATGCCGGACGTCAGCCCGCCGAAATGGCATCTGGCGCATGTCACCTGGTTCTTCGAGGCCTTCGTGCTGCTTCCCTTCCTGCCGGGCTATCGCCCGCTGGATGAACGCTACGACCATCTGTTCAATTCCTACTACAAGACCCACGGCACGCCCTTCGAGCGGGCGCGGCGCGGGTTGTTGTCGCGGCCGACGGTAAGCGAGGTGTACGCCTATCGCAGCCATGTCGATCTGGCCATGGCGCAGTTGCTCCAGTCAGGCAGTGAACTTGCCGATGAGGTGCTGCAGCGGGTCGCGCTGGGGCTGGAGCATGAGCAGCAGCATCAGGAGCTGCTGCTGATGGATATCAAGCACATCCTGGCGCAGAACCCGTTACGGCCGGTTTACCGGCATGACCTGAAGCCGGGCGGAGCAAGCGCGAGCGAGCTGCGCTGGATTCAGTTCCCCGCCGGGTTGCGCCAGGTTGGCCATAGCGGCGAAGGCTTTGCCTTCGACTGCGAGCGGCCGCGCCATCGGGTGTTCGTCGAGGCCTTTCAGTTGGCCAGCCGGCCGGTGAGCAATGGCGAGTACCTGGAGTTCATTCGCGATGGCGGTTATCGCAACACCGCCTTGTGGCTGGCGGACGGCTGGGACCATATCCAGCGCGCTGGCTGGCAGGCGCCGCTGTACTGGCAGCGCGAGGGTGACGACTGGCTGGAGCTGACCCTGGGCGGCCCACGCGAGCTGGATCTGGATGCACCGGTTTGCCACCTGAGTTATTTCGAGGCCGAGGCCTTTGCCACCTGGGCGCAGGCACGTCTGGCACGCGAAGAAGAATGGGAAGTCGCCGCGCAGGACGAGCCATTGTGGGGCAATTTTGTCGAGAGCGGCCATCTGCAGCCGGTGGCTGCAGCTGCCGGCGATGGCCTGCAGCAACTCTACGGCGATGTCTGGGAATGGACGGCCAGCGCCTATCGGCCCTACCCCGGCTTTCGGCCGCTGGGCGGCAGCCTGGGTGAGTACAACGGCAAGTTCATGTCCGGGCAGGTGGTGTTGCGTGGCGGCAGTTGCGCCACGCCTGAGGACCACGTGCGCCCCACCTATCGCAACTTCTTCTACCCCACCATGCGCTGGCAGTTCTCCGGCCTGCGTCTGGCCAAGGAGCTCTGA
- a CDS encoding bifunctional diguanylate cyclase/phosphodiesterase: protein MPRLPAILLLCLAYGMTPALALTLNENERTWLADNPELALGVDVSWPPFEFRNEQGQYQGLSAGYVRLIENRLGVTFRAVEQDNWSAVLEQARQGQVDLLPGLMSTTERQEYLTFTRPYLDFPLIILARDGGPQPKQLKDLYGLKVAVVRDYATHELLRQRHPDLNLVPLQNVAAALQALATHQADAMVGDLASSVWSLRQLKLDGLYISGETPYRYQLAMAAPRGHDVLIGILDKLFAELSAEEIAALQDPWVGGVLDTRKAWHEALLYGLPAVLGLLAIIAIILSVNRRLKCEMRNREALEQELRSREQHFRDMVESLSAITWETESSDLTYTYVSPHAEKLLGYPLSEWLEPGFWQRHLHPDDQQRTLRNRLDQCSTGNDHALEYRLLAADGRTVWVRDIATLLQRGEQQVVRGLMIDISEAKQTEHALRQSEQKYASVVQQCPDLLVIARQADGVLLEVNTAFTEQTGISLEQAIGKTATELDLWGVPGIGPSLLLRLQDDSLHNLEMPFRRADGSLFTGLISASPFLLDNTQAVVVVVRDITQLKSTQQQLQISEEKFAKAFHASPDGLLITRLRDGLLVEANEGFSRITGYGNDQVGEQSTLSLGIWADPKDRERMVQAVHEHGVVRDMIAPVRTRAGHLRLCELSAQPLSINGEECLLTIARDITERQQMQEELQQAATVFESTAEGVMITDLEQRITAVNRAFTLITGYSEAEVLGQRPSLLSSGQHDNAFYATMWHGLAANGHWQGEIWNRRKNGELYPEWLTISAVRNSDNQITHFVGVFADISSLKHAQARLDHQAHHDPLTGLPNRLLFENRLRSALDGTRTGDQLGAVLFLDLDRFKQINDSLGHPVGDQLLRAIAERLRRQLRDIDTVARLGGDEFIILLPGLHQPNDAEQVAQKLLACFGASFQLDDHEFFISASIGISLYPADGLDVATLVKNADTAMYQSKAKGRNRYEFYTRSLTFQVNERMAMEQELRRALERNELCLHYQPKFCVRSQGLVGAEALVRWPHPVFGEIPPDRFIPVAEESGLILPLGDWVLEQACRQLQQWQESGLGFGALSVNLAGAQLHQPGLLARIRALLQHHNLAPQLLQLEITENFIMNQADDALEILHRLKQLGVQLAIDDFGTGYSSLSYLKRLPLDVLKIDKSFVRGLPDDPHDLAITRAIIALGNSMQLTVIAEGVETKAQELCLAAEGCLQIQGYVVSRPLSAEAFARKFLPPGQAVGADENPPV, encoded by the coding sequence ATGCCCCGCCTGCCGGCCATTTTGCTGTTGTGTCTGGCTTACGGGATGACTCCCGCCCTGGCCCTGACTCTCAACGAGAATGAACGCACCTGGCTGGCGGACAACCCCGAGCTGGCTCTGGGCGTCGATGTCTCTTGGCCACCTTTCGAATTCCGCAACGAACAGGGCCAGTATCAGGGTCTGAGCGCCGGCTACGTGCGCCTGATCGAAAACCGTCTTGGCGTGACCTTTCGGGCCGTCGAGCAAGACAACTGGAGCGCGGTGCTGGAACAGGCTCGCCAGGGGCAGGTCGACCTGCTTCCCGGGCTGATGTCGACAACCGAACGCCAGGAATACCTGACCTTCACCCGCCCCTACCTGGACTTCCCGCTCATCATCCTGGCCCGCGACGGCGGCCCGCAGCCCAAGCAGCTCAAAGACCTGTATGGGCTCAAGGTCGCAGTGGTCCGCGATTACGCCACGCATGAACTGCTGCGCCAGCGACATCCCGACCTCAACCTGGTACCGCTGCAGAACGTCGCTGCCGCGCTGCAGGCGCTGGCCACCCACCAGGCCGACGCCATGGTCGGCGATCTCGCTTCCAGCGTCTGGAGTCTGCGCCAACTGAAACTCGATGGTCTCTACATCAGCGGTGAGACGCCCTATCGCTATCAGCTGGCCATGGCCGCACCACGCGGGCATGACGTGCTGATCGGCATTCTCGACAAACTCTTCGCCGAACTCAGCGCCGAAGAAATCGCCGCGCTGCAGGATCCGTGGGTCGGTGGCGTGCTGGACACACGCAAGGCCTGGCATGAAGCCCTGCTCTACGGCCTGCCAGCCGTACTCGGCCTGCTGGCGATCATTGCCATCATCCTCAGCGTCAACCGTCGGTTGAAATGCGAGATGCGCAACCGCGAGGCGCTGGAACAGGAACTGCGCAGCCGCGAGCAGCACTTTCGCGACATGGTCGAAAGCCTCTCGGCCATCACCTGGGAAACCGAGTCGAGCGACCTTACCTACACCTATGTTTCACCTCATGCGGAAAAGCTCCTGGGTTACCCCCTGAGCGAGTGGCTCGAACCCGGTTTCTGGCAACGCCACCTGCACCCCGACGACCAGCAGCGCACGCTGCGCAACCGCCTCGATCAGTGCTCGACCGGCAATGATCACGCGCTGGAATACCGTCTGCTCGCCGCCGACGGCCGTACGGTGTGGGTGCGCGATATCGCCACCCTGCTGCAACGGGGCGAGCAGCAGGTAGTTCGCGGCCTGATGATCGACATCAGCGAAGCCAAGCAGACCGAGCACGCACTGCGCCAATCGGAACAGAAGTACGCCTCGGTGGTTCAGCAGTGCCCGGATCTGCTGGTCATTGCGCGTCAGGCAGATGGAGTGCTGCTGGAGGTCAACACCGCCTTCACCGAGCAGACCGGTATCAGCCTCGAACAGGCCATCGGCAAAACCGCCACCGAACTCGACCTGTGGGGCGTACCCGGCATCGGCCCGAGCCTGCTGCTGCGCCTGCAGGACGACAGTCTGCACAACCTGGAAATGCCCTTTCGCCGCGCCGACGGCAGCCTGTTCACCGGGCTCATCTCCGCCAGCCCGTTCCTGCTCGACAACACGCAGGCAGTGGTGGTGGTGGTACGCGACATCACCCAGCTCAAAAGCACCCAGCAGCAGCTGCAGATATCCGAGGAGAAGTTCGCCAAGGCCTTCCACGCCTCGCCCGATGGCCTGCTGATCACCCGCCTGCGCGACGGCCTGCTGGTCGAAGCCAACGAAGGCTTCAGCCGCATCACCGGTTACGGCAACGACCAGGTCGGCGAGCAGAGCACCCTCAGCCTGGGCATCTGGGCCGATCCGAAAGACCGTGAGCGCATGGTGCAGGCCGTTCACGAGCATGGCGTCGTGCGCGACATGATCGCCCCGGTACGCACCCGGGCCGGCCACCTGCGCCTGTGCGAACTCTCCGCGCAGCCGCTGTCGATCAATGGCGAGGAATGCCTGCTGACCATCGCCCGCGACATCACCGAACGCCAGCAGATGCAGGAAGAACTGCAACAGGCCGCGACCGTCTTCGAAAGTACCGCCGAAGGCGTGATGATCACCGACCTCGAACAGCGCATCACCGCGGTCAACCGAGCCTTTACCCTGATCACCGGTTACAGCGAGGCCGAAGTCCTCGGCCAGCGCCCCAGCCTGCTCTCCTCCGGCCAGCACGACAACGCCTTCTACGCCACCATGTGGCACGGCCTGGCTGCCAACGGGCACTGGCAGGGGGAAATCTGGAACCGGCGCAAGAACGGCGAGCTGTACCCGGAATGGCTGACCATCAGCGCCGTGCGCAACAGCGACAACCAGATCACCCACTTCGTCGGTGTGTTCGCCGATATCTCCAGCCTCAAGCACGCTCAGGCGCGGCTCGACCATCAGGCCCACCACGACCCACTGACCGGTCTGCCCAATCGCCTGCTGTTCGAGAACCGCCTGCGCAGCGCCCTGGACGGCACGCGTACCGGCGACCAGCTTGGTGCCGTGCTGTTCCTCGACCTCGACCGCTTCAAGCAGATCAATGACAGCCTCGGCCATCCGGTCGGCGACCAGTTGCTCAGAGCCATCGCCGAACGCCTGAGACGGCAGTTGCGCGATATCGACACCGTGGCTCGACTGGGCGGCGACGAGTTCATCATCCTGCTGCCCGGCCTGCATCAGCCGAATGATGCCGAGCAGGTCGCACAGAAGCTTCTCGCCTGCTTCGGCGCATCGTTTCAGCTCGACGATCACGAGTTCTTCATCAGTGCCAGCATCGGCATCAGCCTCTATCCCGCGGACGGCCTGGATGTCGCCACCCTGGTGAAGAACGCCGATACGGCCATGTACCAGTCCAAGGCGAAGGGGCGAAACCGCTACGAGTTCTACACCCGCTCGCTGACCTTCCAGGTCAACGAACGCATGGCCATGGAGCAGGAGCTGCGCCGCGCCCTCGAACGCAACGAACTGTGCCTGCACTACCAGCCCAAGTTCTGCGTGCGCAGCCAGGGCCTGGTGGGCGCCGAAGCACTGGTGCGCTGGCCGCACCCGGTGTTCGGTGAGATTCCACCGGATCGTTTCATCCCGGTGGCCGAAGAAAGCGGGCTGATCCTGCCGCTGGGCGACTGGGTGCTGGAACAGGCCTGCCGCCAGCTGCAGCAGTGGCAGGAAAGCGGCCTCGGCTTTGGCGCCCTATCGGTCAACCTTGCCGGTGCGCAATTGCACCAACCCGGCTTGCTAGCACGCATCAGAGCATTGCTGCAACACCACAATCTGGCGCCACAACTGCTGCAACTGGAGATCACCGAAAACTTCATCATGAACCAGGCCGACGATGCGCTGGAAATCCTCCACCGCCTCAAGCAGCTCGGCGTGCAGCTGGCCATCGACGACTTCGGCACCGGCTACTCCTCGCTCAGCTACCTCAAACGCCTGCCACTGGACGTGCTGAAGATCGACAAATCCTTCGTCCGCGGCCTGCCGGATGACCCGCATGACCTGGCGATCACCCGCGCCATCATCGCTCTGGGCAACAGCATGCAGTTGACAGTGATCGCCGAAGGCGTGGAAACCAAGGCCCAGGAACTCTGCCTCGCCGCCGAAGGCTGCTTGCAGATCCAGGGCTACGTGGTCAGTCGCCCCCTCTCGGCCGAAGCCTTCGCGCGGAAATTTCTCCCGCCAGGTCAAGCGGTTGGCGCTGACGAGAACCCACCGGTATAA
- the rpoD gene encoding RNA polymerase sigma factor RpoD translates to MSVKAQQQSRLKELISRGREQGYLTYAEVNDHLPEDISDPEQVEDIIRMINDMGINVFESAPDADALLLAEADTDEAAAEEAAAALAAVETDIGRTTDPVRMYMREMGTVELLTREGEIEIAKRIEEGIREVMSAIAHFPGTVDGILAEYNRVTTEGGRLAEVLSGYIDPDDGSVPDEAAAPVPVKEGAAAEESDDEEEDDSGDDEEEEGDGGPDPEEAARRFNAVAEQQEKVQKALKKHGRGSKQATEELAALAELFMPIKLVPKQYDALVSQVRGALDRLRAQERAIMQLCVRDARMPRADFLRLFPGNEVDMDWAADLAKGKAKYAEALGNLQADIQRCQQKLADLEAETNLSLAEIKDINRRMSIGEAKARRAKKEMVEANLRLVISIAKKYTNRGLQFLDLIQEGNIGLMKAVDKFEYRRGYKFSTYATWWIRQAITRSIADQARTIRIPVHMIETINKLNRISRQMLQEMGREPTPEELGERMEMPEDKIRKVLKIAKEPISMETPIGDDEDSHLGDFIEDSTMQSPIDVATVESLKEATREVLAGLTAREAKVLRMRFGIDMNTDHTLEEVGKQFDVTRERIRQIEAKALRKLRHPTRSEHLRSFLDE, encoded by the coding sequence ATGTCCGTAAAAGCGCAACAGCAGTCTCGTTTGAAAGAATTGATCAGCCGTGGTCGCGAGCAGGGTTACCTGACTTACGCGGAGGTCAATGACCACCTGCCGGAAGATATTTCCGATCCGGAACAGGTGGAAGACATCATCCGCATGATCAACGACATGGGGATCAACGTATTCGAGAGTGCTCCGGATGCGGACGCCCTGTTGTTGGCCGAAGCCGACACCGACGAGGCTGCAGCCGAAGAAGCCGCTGCTGCCCTCGCCGCCGTTGAAACCGATATCGGCCGCACCACCGACCCGGTGCGCATGTACATGCGCGAAATGGGTACCGTGGAACTGCTGACCCGCGAAGGCGAGATCGAAATCGCCAAACGCATCGAGGAAGGCATCCGCGAAGTCATGAGCGCCATCGCTCACTTCCCCGGCACTGTCGACGGCATCCTCGCCGAGTACAACCGCGTCACCACCGAAGGCGGCCGCCTGGCCGAAGTCCTCAGTGGCTACATCGACCCGGATGACGGCAGCGTGCCTGACGAAGCCGCAGCCCCCGTTCCCGTCAAGGAAGGCGCCGCCGCTGAAGAAAGCGACGACGAAGAAGAAGACGATAGCGGCGACGACGAGGAAGAAGAAGGCGATGGCGGCCCGGACCCGGAAGAGGCAGCCCGCCGTTTCAACGCCGTGGCCGAGCAGCAGGAAAAAGTCCAGAAGGCCCTGAAGAAGCACGGTCGTGGCAGCAAGCAGGCCACTGAAGAGCTGGCCGCACTGGCCGAGCTGTTCATGCCGATCAAGCTGGTGCCCAAGCAGTACGACGCCCTGGTCAGCCAGGTGCGCGGTGCTCTCGACCGCCTGCGTGCGCAAGAGCGCGCCATCATGCAGCTGTGTGTACGTGATGCACGCATGCCGCGAGCCGACTTCCTGCGCCTGTTCCCGGGCAACGAAGTCGACATGGACTGGGCCGCCGACCTGGCCAAGGGCAAGGCCAAGTACGCCGAAGCCCTGGGCAACCTGCAGGCCGACATCCAGCGCTGCCAGCAGAAGCTGGCCGACCTGGAAGCCGAGACCAATCTCAGCCTGGCCGAGATCAAGGACATCAACCGTCGCATGTCCATCGGTGAAGCCAAGGCTCGCCGCGCCAAGAAGGAAATGGTCGAGGCCAACCTGCGTCTGGTGATCTCTATCGCCAAGAAGTACACCAACCGCGGCCTGCAGTTCCTCGATCTGATCCAGGAAGGCAACATCGGCCTGATGAAGGCGGTGGACAAGTTCGAATACCGTCGCGGCTACAAGTTCTCGACCTACGCCACCTGGTGGATCCGCCAGGCGATCACCCGCTCGATCGCTGACCAGGCGCGCACCATCCGTATTCCGGTGCACATGATCGAGACGATCAACAAGCTCAACCGCATCTCCCGCCAGATGCTGCAGGAAATGGGTCGCGAGCCCACTCCGGAAGAGTTGGGCGAGCGCATGGAAATGCCCGAGGACAAGATCCGCAAGGTATTGAAGATCGCCAAAGAGCCGATCTCCATGGAAACCCCGATTGGCGACGACGAAGATTCGCATCTTGGCGACTTCATCGAGGACAGCACCATGCAGTCCCCGATCGACGTGGCCACCGTCGAAAGCCTCAAGGAAGCCACTCGCGAAGTACTGGCTGGCCTCACCGCCCGTGAAGCCAAGGTTCTGCGCATGCGCTTCGGTATCGACATGAATACTGACCACACCCTCGAGGAAGTGGGCAAGCAGTTCGATGTCACACGCGAACGTATCCGCCAGATCGAAGCCAAGGCACTGCGCAAGCTGCGTCACCCGACGCGAAGCGAGCATTTGCGCTCCTTCCTCGACGAGTGA
- the dnaG gene encoding DNA primase — protein MAGLIPQSFIDDLLNRTDIVDVVSSRIQLKKTGKNYSACCPFHKEKTPSFTVSPDKQFYYCFGCGAGGNALGFVMDHDQLEFPQAIEELAKRAGMEVPREESGRGHKPRQPVDSPLYPLLNAAAEHYRQALKSHPQRKYAVDYLKGRGLTGEIARDFGIGFAPPGWDNLLKHLGADALQQKVMIDAGLLIENAENGRRYDRFRDRIMFPIRDTRGRVIAFGGRVLGDDKPKYLNSPETPVFHKGQELYGLYEARKFNRDLDEIMVVEGYMDVIALAQQGLRNAVATLGTATSEEHLKRLFRIVPSVLFCFDGDAAGRNAAWRALESTLPSLQDGRRARFLFLPEGEDPDTLVRAEGTDAFRARINQHAQPLADYFFQQLCEEADPRSLEGKAHLVTLAAPLIEKIPGNNLRALMRQRLSEITGLSGEAMNQVASAPRSHAPSTPSHPPSSDYPDYGDIPDSAYYDSLPDVGGYEQPAPPQQQYYERNNEGGKGSWKKDGGKWSKKGKGDFAPRAPRTAVSVESPHLIALRTLLHHPHLAQKVEDVSHFADEEDTYAQLLVALVGALQKTPNLRSLQLIARWHGTEQGRLLRALAEKEWLIQGDNLEQQFFDTITTLAHSQSQRRREKALRSIIHKSPSELTDEEKTLLREHYSLTSSPSSKSPTGA, from the coding sequence ATGGCTGGCCTGATCCCGCAATCCTTCATCGATGACCTGCTCAACCGCACCGATATCGTCGATGTGGTGAGTTCGCGCATCCAGCTGAAGAAGACCGGCAAGAACTACAGCGCCTGCTGCCCTTTCCACAAGGAAAAGACCCCCTCCTTCACCGTCAGCCCGGACAAACAGTTCTACTACTGCTTCGGCTGCGGCGCCGGCGGCAATGCCCTCGGTTTCGTCATGGACCACGATCAACTGGAGTTTCCCCAGGCGATCGAGGAACTGGCCAAACGCGCCGGCATGGAGGTGCCACGCGAGGAAAGCGGTCGCGGCCACAAGCCCAGACAGCCTGTCGACTCGCCACTCTACCCGCTGCTCAATGCTGCCGCCGAACACTATCGCCAGGCCCTGAAAAGCCACCCACAGCGCAAGTACGCCGTGGATTACCTCAAGGGCCGCGGCCTGACCGGCGAAATCGCCCGCGACTTCGGCATAGGTTTCGCTCCACCCGGCTGGGACAACCTGCTCAAGCACCTGGGCGCTGACGCCCTGCAGCAGAAGGTCATGATCGATGCCGGCCTGCTGATCGAGAACGCCGAGAACGGCCGGCGCTACGACCGCTTCCGCGACCGCATCATGTTCCCCATCCGCGACACTCGCGGCCGGGTTATCGCCTTCGGCGGCCGCGTGCTGGGCGACGACAAGCCCAAGTACCTGAACTCGCCGGAAACCCCGGTATTCCACAAGGGTCAGGAACTCTACGGCCTGTACGAAGCGCGCAAGTTCAACCGCGATCTCGACGAGATCATGGTGGTCGAAGGCTACATGGACGTCATCGCCCTGGCCCAGCAGGGCCTGCGCAACGCCGTGGCAACCTTGGGCACGGCCACCAGCGAAGAACACCTCAAGCGTCTGTTCCGCATCGTGCCCAGCGTACTGTTCTGCTTCGACGGCGACGCCGCCGGGCGCAACGCTGCCTGGCGCGCCCTGGAGTCGACCCTGCCGAGCCTGCAGGACGGTCGCCGCGCGCGCTTCCTGTTCCTGCCCGAAGGCGAGGACCCGGACACTCTGGTGCGTGCCGAAGGGACCGATGCCTTCCGCGCGCGCATCAACCAGCATGCCCAGCCGCTGGCCGACTACTTCTTCCAGCAACTCTGCGAAGAAGCCGACCCGCGCTCGCTGGAAGGCAAGGCGCATCTGGTCACCCTGGCCGCACCGCTGATCGAGAAGATTCCCGGCAACAACCTACGCGCCCTGATGCGTCAGCGCCTGAGCGAAATCACCGGTCTTTCCGGCGAAGCCATGAACCAGGTTGCCAGTGCACCACGCAGCCATGCACCGAGCACACCCAGCCATCCTCCCAGCAGCGATTACCCGGATTACGGCGACATTCCCGACAGCGCCTACTACGACAGCCTGCCGGACGTTGGCGGTTACGAGCAGCCCGCCCCACCCCAACAGCAGTACTACGAGCGCAATAACGAAGGCGGCAAAGGCAGCTGGAAGAAAGACGGCGGAAAGTGGAGCAAAAAGGGCAAGGGCGATTTCGCGCCACGTGCCCCGCGCACCGCGGTGAGCGTCGAATCACCACATCTGATCGCCCTGCGCACCTTGCTGCATCATCCGCACCTTGCGCAGAAAGTCGAAGATGTCAGCCATTTCGCCGACGAAGAGGACACCTACGCGCAACTTCTGGTAGCGCTGGTCGGTGCCCTGCAGAAGACGCCCAACCTGCGTTCGCTGCAACTGATCGCCCGCTGGCACGGCACCGAACAGGGTCGCCTGCTACGGGCGCTGGCGGAAAAGGAATGGCTGATTCAGGGAGACAACCTTGAACAGCAGTTTTTCGACACCATTACTACACTTGCACACAGTCAATCGCAGAGGCGGCGTGAAAAGGCGCTCCGCAGCATCATTCATAAAAGCCCCAGCGAGCTCACAGACGAGGAAAAGACGTTGCTCAGAGAGCATTACAGCCTCACCTCCTCGCCGAGCAGCAAGTCCCCAACTGGCGCCTAA
- the rpsU gene encoding 30S ribosomal protein S21, translating to MPAVKVKENEPFDVALRRFKRSCEKAGVLAEVRSREFYEKPTAERKRKAAAAVKRHAKKVQREQRRSVRLY from the coding sequence ATGCCAGCCGTCAAAGTTAAAGAGAACGAACCCTTCGACGTAGCCCTGCGTCGTTTCAAGCGCTCCTGCGAAAAAGCCGGTGTACTGGCTGAAGTTCGCAGCCGCGAATTCTACGAAAAGCCGACCGCTGAGCGTAAGCGCAAAGCCGCTGCCGCTGTTAAGCGTCACGCCAAGAAAGTGCAGCGCGAGCAGCGCCGCAGCGTTCGCCTGTACTAA